From Betta splendens chromosome 3, fBetSpl5.4, whole genome shotgun sequence, the proteins below share one genomic window:
- the LOC114852260 gene encoding casein kinase II subunit alpha'-like, which yields MPGSTPASSKARVYTDVNTQKNREYWDYDAHMPNWSNQDNYQLVRKLGRGKYSEVFEAINMTNNEKVVVKILKPVKKKKIKREIKILENLRGGTNIIRLVDTVKDPVSRTPALVFECINNTDFKELYQKLTDYDIRYYMYELLKALDYCHSMGIMHRDVKPHNVMIDHQLRKLRLIDWGLAEFYHPAQEYNVRVASRYFKGPELLVDYQMYDYSLDMWSLGCMLASMIFLKEPFFHGQDNYDQLVRIAKVLGTDELFNYLHKYHIELDTRFKDLLGQQTRKRWEQFIQSENQHLVSPEALDLLDKLLRYDHQQRLTAAEAMQHPYFYPVVKEHANANTDGSKAISSSNAT from the exons ATGCCCGGATCCACGCCGGCCAGTAGCAAGGCTCGGGTTTACACCGATGTCAACACACAGAAGAACAGAGAGTACTGGGACTATGATGCACATATGCCAAACTGGAG CAATCAAGACAACTATCAGTTGGTACGAAAACTTGGTAGAGGGAAGTACAGTGAAGTATTTGAGGCCATAAACATGACCAATAATGAGAAAGTGGTGGTGAAAATCCTCAAG cccgtgaagaagaagaagatcaaACGGGAAATAAAAATCCTTGAAAACCTCCGTGGAGGAACCAACATCATCCGTTTAGTGGACACAGTCAAAGACCCTGTG TCCAGAACACCAGCGCTTGTCTTTGAGTGCATCAATAACACAGATTTTAAG GAGCTTTACCAGAAGCTGACAGACTATGACATCCGTTACTACATGTATGAGCTGCTAAAG GCTCTGGACTACTGTCACAGTATGGGGATCATGCACAGGGATGTGAAGCCCCACAATGTGATGATCGACCACCAGCTCAGAAAG CTGCGACTTATCGATTGGGGTTTGGCAGAATTTTATCATCCGGCTCAGGAATATAACGTCAGGGTGGCCTCCCGCTATTTCAAAGGCCCCGAGCTGCTAGTGGACTATCAG ATGTATGACTATAGTTTGGACATGTGGAGTCTAGGCTGCATGTTGGCCAGCATGATCTTTCTGAAGGAGCCATTTTTTCATGGGCAGGACAACTATGATCAG CTGGTGCGCATCGCTAAGGTTCTTGGTACAGATGAGCTCTTCAACTACTTGCACAAATACCACATAGAACTGGACACTCGCTTCAAAGACCTGCTGGGACA GCAAACACGGAAGCGCTGGGAACAGTTCATCCAATCTGAGAACCAGCACCTGGTGAGTCCAGAGgctctggacctgctggacaagCTGCTGCGCTACGACCACCAGCAGAGGTTGACAGCTGCTGAGGCCATGCAGCACCCATACTTCT